In Desulfosediminicola ganghwensis, a single window of DNA contains:
- the meaB gene encoding methylmalonyl Co-A mutase-associated GTPase MeaB, producing MQIDIEAHIKGLESGNRRMLARTITLIESVLPAHQQAARTIIDRLLPRTGKSVRLGITGVPGAGKSTFIESFGTMLTGMGHKVAVLAIDPSSTRSGGSILGDKTRMEKLSIDHNAFIRPSPSGGNLGGVARKTREVMLACEAAGFDVIIIETVGVGQSETTVASMVDFFMVLMIAGAGDELQGIKKGVLEVADTIVINKADGDNISRAEAAQKEYQAALHLLMPHSLNWNPPVLTCSSLRSTGLDTIWQTILDHKEKLTACGELEEKRKNQTQDWLTFLLNEGLRDWFFQLDEVKSTLPQLRNELAEGTLSPTAAATELLHLLRRH from the coding sequence ATGCAGATAGACATTGAAGCCCACATAAAAGGCCTTGAGAGTGGAAATCGGCGAATGCTCGCCCGTACTATCACCCTGATTGAATCAGTATTGCCTGCCCATCAGCAGGCCGCCCGTACCATCATCGATCGGCTGCTGCCGCGTACCGGCAAAAGTGTTCGACTTGGGATTACAGGCGTGCCGGGTGCCGGGAAGTCTACTTTCATAGAATCTTTCGGGACAATGCTGACCGGCATGGGCCACAAAGTCGCGGTGTTGGCCATCGATCCCAGTTCCACTCGCAGCGGCGGCTCCATATTAGGCGATAAAACCCGTATGGAAAAACTGTCTATTGATCACAATGCCTTCATCCGGCCCTCGCCTTCCGGCGGTAATCTCGGTGGCGTGGCCCGTAAGACACGTGAAGTAATGCTGGCCTGCGAGGCGGCAGGATTTGATGTGATTATTATTGAGACAGTGGGAGTCGGCCAGTCAGAGACCACGGTCGCGTCCATGGTCGATTTTTTCATGGTACTGATGATCGCCGGGGCTGGAGACGAGTTACAGGGCATCAAAAAGGGTGTGCTTGAGGTGGCCGATACAATCGTCATCAATAAAGCAGACGGTGATAATATCAGTCGCGCGGAAGCTGCCCAGAAAGAATACCAGGCTGCCCTTCATCTCCTGATGCCGCACAGCCTTAACTGGAATCCACCAGTGCTCACCTGCAGTTCGCTGCGTTCAACCGGCCTGGATACGATCTGGCAGACCATCCTCGATCATAAAGAAAAGCTCACAGCCTGTGGTGAACTCGAGGAGAAGCGGAAAAACCAGACTCAGGACTGGCTCACCTTCCTGCTCAATGAAGGACTTCGCGACTGGTTTTTCCAGCTTGACGAAGTGAAAAGCACTCTGCCGCAGTTGAGAAACGAGCTTGCAGAAGGCACCCTCTCCCCCACCGCGGCCGCCACGGAATTACTGCATCTTCTTCGAAGACATTGA
- a CDS encoding AI-2E family transporter, producing the protein MTSLPQAGGRGLLNFAAFVVTIAGIKAAGALVVPFLLAVFLAVVCLPLLIWLEKKGVPELLGLLLILVVVVGAWVALALLVGTAVADFTRSVPLYQERLRAMVGEGWVWLQGYGLTVDKSILDDIFDPGRLMRLVASTLNSVGGILKNAFMILLMFTFLILEGAAIPLKIRLIRNGKYGALDSYTAITKGVNRYLAIKSTTSLATGVLVYILLQFLGVDFPVLWALLAFLLNFIPNIGSLIASIPPILLALVQLGVGYAAATGIGFLLVNVIIGSIIEPRVMGRGVGLSALVVFLSLVFWGWVLGPIGMLLSVPLTMAIKIALSEHESTSWLGILLGSNKEVLVRLEEVEKRESQQE; encoded by the coding sequence ATGACATCTTTACCTCAGGCTGGCGGCCGTGGTCTTTTGAATTTTGCTGCTTTTGTAGTCACCATAGCGGGTATCAAGGCTGCAGGCGCCTTGGTTGTGCCTTTTTTGCTGGCAGTTTTTCTGGCGGTGGTCTGTTTGCCATTGCTCATCTGGCTGGAAAAAAAAGGTGTTCCCGAGTTGCTTGGGTTACTGTTGATCCTGGTAGTGGTGGTCGGTGCCTGGGTGGCGCTTGCTCTTCTGGTTGGCACGGCTGTTGCCGATTTTACACGCTCGGTCCCACTTTATCAGGAGAGACTTCGCGCAATGGTTGGGGAAGGCTGGGTGTGGCTGCAAGGTTATGGTCTCACGGTAGATAAATCTATCCTCGACGATATCTTTGATCCCGGCAGGTTGATGCGATTGGTGGCCAGTACCTTGAATTCTGTGGGCGGTATTTTAAAAAATGCGTTCATGATTCTGTTAATGTTCACCTTTCTGATTCTTGAGGGCGCAGCAATCCCTTTAAAAATACGCCTGATCCGTAATGGGAAATATGGTGCACTGGACAGTTATACCGCGATAACCAAAGGGGTGAACCGCTATCTGGCGATAAAATCAACCACCAGCCTGGCGACAGGAGTTCTTGTCTATATCTTGCTGCAGTTCCTGGGGGTGGATTTTCCGGTGCTCTGGGCGTTGCTGGCTTTTCTGCTCAATTTTATACCGAATATCGGTTCACTGATCGCATCGATCCCACCGATCCTGTTGGCGCTGGTGCAGTTGGGGGTAGGGTATGCCGCGGCAACTGGTATCGGCTTTTTGCTCGTCAATGTCATAATCGGCTCGATCATCGAACCGAGAGTTATGGGAAGAGGTGTCGGCCTTTCTGCCCTGGTGGTTTTCCTGTCTCTGGTTTTCTGGGGCTGGGTGCTGGGGCCGATCGGTATGCTGTTGTCTGTGCCGCTGACCATGGCGATAAAGATTGCCTTGTCTGAACACGAATCCACTTCCTGGCTCGGTATACTCCTGGGTTCTAATAAAGAGGTGCTGGTGAGGCTGGAAGAGGTCGAAAAAAGAGAATCTCAGCAGGAATAA